One genomic segment of Aquipluma nitroreducens includes these proteins:
- a CDS encoding N-acetylornithine carbamoyltransferase, protein MRHFTSVHDLENLDEALKLAFELKKSPYKYQDLGKNKTLLLVFFNSSLRTRLSTQKAGLNLGMNVIVFDINEGGWKLETELGVIMDGDKPEHIREAVPVIGRYCDIIGVRSFAKFENKEDDYEEKIIQQFVDYSGVPVVSMEAATRHPLQSFADHLTIEEFKTKERPKVVLSWAPHPRALPQAVPNSFVEWIRQTDYELVVTHPEGYELAPEFMGDLKPEYDQMKAFQDADFIYAKNWAAYGEYGQILSKDRSWTVSERQMAVTNNAKFMHCLPVRRNMIVTDEVIDGPNSIVIQEAENRLFSAQAVLKMILDEIK, encoded by the coding sequence ATGAGACATTTTACATCAGTCCACGATCTCGAAAATCTGGATGAAGCTTTAAAGCTTGCATTTGAACTTAAAAAATCACCATACAAATATCAGGATCTGGGTAAAAACAAAACGCTTTTGCTCGTTTTTTTCAACTCAAGTCTTCGCACGCGTTTAAGCACACAAAAAGCCGGATTAAACCTGGGAATGAACGTGATTGTTTTCGACATTAACGAAGGAGGTTGGAAACTGGAAACTGAACTGGGCGTGATTATGGATGGAGATAAACCCGAACATATCCGTGAAGCTGTTCCCGTTATTGGCCGCTATTGCGATATTATCGGTGTACGCTCGTTCGCCAAATTCGAAAATAAAGAAGATGATTACGAAGAAAAAATAATTCAGCAATTTGTTGATTATTCAGGAGTTCCGGTTGTAAGCATGGAAGCTGCAACGCGCCATCCGCTTCAATCGTTTGCCGACCATTTAACCATCGAAGAATTCAAAACAAAAGAGCGCCCAAAAGTGGTTTTAAGCTGGGCTCCGCATCCACGGGCTTTGCCTCAGGCAGTTCCGAACTCATTTGTGGAGTGGATTCGCCAGACTGATTACGAATTGGTGGTTACACATCCGGAAGGCTACGAGCTTGCACCTGAATTTATGGGCGACCTGAAACCTGAATACGACCAAATGAAAGCATTTCAAGATGCCGATTTTATCTATGCCAAAAACTGGGCTGCATATGGTGAATACGGACAGATTCTGTCGAAAGACCGTTCCTGGACCGTTTCAGAACGCCAAATGGCCGTGACCAATAATGCCAAATTTATGCATTGTTTACCGGTTCGCCGCAACATGATTGTTACCGACGAGGTAATTGACGGTCCAAATTCAATTGTCATTCAGGAAGCTGAAAACCGTTTATTCTCGGCACAGGCTGTGCTGAAGATGATTTTAGATGAAATAAAATAG
- a CDS encoding glutamate-5-semialdehyde dehydrogenase, producing MNVKEQLTLVVKASRKLNLVSEEKINKVLLDVAEAAIQNTALILQENAKDLNRMDPTDPKYDRLMLTADRIKGIASDINNVATLPSPLGRILSKTTRPNGLQITKTSVPFGVIGIIFEARPNVTFDVFSLCLKSGNACVLKGGSDANDSNVAIVKVIHEVLRKHDLDENSLALLPIDRESTAELLHAHGLVDLIIPRGSQSLINFVRENSSIPVIETGAGICHTYFDESGDIAKGKEIVYNAKTRRPGVCNSLDCLVVHENRLNDLPLLTELLPQSNVIIYADEKAFTALDGKYPSELLEHATEESFGTEFLDYKMAVKTVADLDEALDHIATFSSKHSEAIVSEDQETLEIFRKSVDAAAVYCNVSTAFTDGAQFGLGAEIGISTQKLHARGPMALEELTSYKWIVDGDGQIRPK from the coding sequence ATGAACGTAAAAGAACAACTCACTCTGGTTGTAAAAGCCAGTCGAAAACTGAACTTAGTTTCAGAAGAGAAAATAAATAAGGTTTTACTGGATGTGGCTGAAGCTGCAATTCAAAACACGGCACTCATTCTGCAAGAAAATGCAAAAGATCTGAACAGAATGGATCCAACCGATCCGAAGTATGACCGATTGATGTTAACTGCCGACCGAATCAAAGGAATTGCATCAGACATCAACAATGTAGCCACACTCCCCTCACCTCTTGGCCGTATTTTAAGCAAAACAACTCGTCCAAACGGACTTCAAATCACAAAAACAAGTGTGCCATTTGGTGTAATCGGCATCATTTTCGAAGCTCGTCCGAATGTAACTTTCGATGTATTTTCGTTATGCCTGAAATCAGGAAATGCTTGCGTTCTAAAGGGAGGAAGCGATGCCAATGATTCGAATGTGGCCATTGTAAAAGTCATTCACGAAGTACTCCGGAAACACGATTTGGATGAAAACAGTCTCGCATTACTTCCAATCGACCGCGAATCAACAGCCGAACTTTTACATGCTCACGGATTAGTCGACCTGATTATTCCGCGTGGTTCGCAAAGCCTGATCAATTTTGTACGCGAAAATTCATCGATTCCGGTAATTGAAACTGGCGCAGGGATTTGCCATACTTATTTTGATGAATCGGGCGATATTGCTAAGGGCAAAGAGATTGTTTACAATGCAAAAACACGCCGTCCGGGCGTTTGCAATTCACTCGATTGCCTAGTCGTTCATGAAAACCGGTTGAATGATTTACCATTGCTAACTGAGCTTCTTCCACAAAGCAATGTAATTATTTATGCTGATGAGAAAGCGTTTACTGCTTTAGATGGCAAATACCCTTCTGAACTATTGGAACATGCTACAGAAGAGTCGTTTGGAACAGAATTTCTGGATTACAAAATGGCGGTAAAAACAGTTGCTGATCTGGACGAAGCATTGGATCACATTGCAACATTTAGCTCCAAACATTCTGAAGCTATTGTTTCTGAAGATCAGGAAACATTGGAGATATTCCGGAAATCGGTCGATGCCGCAGCCGTCTATTGCAATGTTTCAACAGCTTTTACTGATGGCGCCCAGTTTGGATTGGGTGCCGAGATAGGCATTTCAACTCAAAAACTCCATGCACGCGGACCAATGGCGCTTGAAGAGCTGACCAGCTACAAATGGATCGTCGATGGGGACGGTCAGATCAGGCCGAAATAA